In a genomic window of Arthrobacter woluwensis:
- a CDS encoding tetratricopeptide repeat protein, whose product MDETWDGRIAAFWADADGRDPEILLAAMKDLARERPEGDPAVLYELASVHDFLGYESRAIPLYQAALDGGLGGERRPQAIIQLASSLRNVGRAPEAVSLLEDFPEDPTTGSASRAFLALALFDAGRSREALQVALAALAPTLPLYSRPVAAYADELKEPGTGASAS is encoded by the coding sequence ATGGATGAAACATGGGACGGGCGGATCGCCGCCTTCTGGGCCGACGCAGACGGCCGCGATCCGGAAATCCTCCTCGCCGCGATGAAGGACCTCGCCCGGGAGCGGCCGGAAGGCGACCCGGCCGTCCTGTACGAACTCGCCTCGGTCCACGATTTCCTGGGGTACGAAAGCCGGGCGATTCCGCTGTATCAGGCGGCGCTCGACGGCGGTCTGGGCGGTGAACGCAGACCGCAGGCGATCATCCAGCTGGCCAGTTCCCTGCGGAACGTCGGACGCGCGCCGGAGGCCGTGAGCCTCCTGGAGGACTTTCCGGAGGACCCGACGACGGGCTCGGCGTCGCGGGCCTTCCTCGCCTTGGCGCTGTTCGACGCCGGCCGTTCCCGGGAGGCTCTGCAGGTCGCCCTGGCTGCGCTCGCACCGACGCTCCCGTTGTACTCGCGCCCGGTCGCGGCCTACGCCGACGAGCTGAAGGAGCCCGGAACCGGGGCGTCCGCGAGCTGA
- a CDS encoding MBL fold metallo-hydrolase, whose amino-acid sequence MAVHDVGLRDLGQGSYVLTTEAEFLNTGLVVGQERALVIDTGCGPRQGREILEAVRGVTDLPLVVVNTHAHYDHFFGNAVFEEAGVTEFWAHENAARAIEESGEAQRPAVEVFEPEMAAGEGDATALVVPQAIVRDQPVLVDLGGRSVGLFHLGRGHTDGDLLVGSATTLYAGDLVEHGGYPAFEDSYPVDWADALRHISALRHRYEYLVPGHGAPMDDREVKTMADTMAMAVRQAHQATRETPDDATKAIPVLPYGPEQSRHFIRRLRVTA is encoded by the coding sequence GTGGCGGTGCACGATGTCGGTCTGCGAGATCTGGGGCAGGGCAGTTACGTCCTGACCACGGAGGCGGAGTTTCTCAACACCGGGCTGGTGGTGGGGCAGGAGAGGGCCCTCGTCATCGACACCGGATGCGGTCCGCGGCAGGGCCGGGAGATCCTGGAGGCGGTGCGCGGCGTGACCGATCTGCCGCTCGTGGTGGTGAACACCCACGCGCACTACGACCACTTCTTCGGCAATGCCGTGTTCGAGGAGGCGGGAGTCACCGAGTTCTGGGCTCATGAGAACGCCGCCCGCGCCATCGAGGAATCCGGCGAGGCGCAGCGTCCGGCGGTGGAGGTCTTCGAGCCTGAGATGGCGGCCGGCGAGGGCGACGCGACGGCACTCGTGGTGCCGCAGGCGATCGTCCGGGATCAGCCGGTCCTGGTGGATCTGGGTGGCAGGAGCGTGGGGCTCTTCCACCTGGGGCGAGGCCATACCGACGGCGACCTCCTGGTGGGCTCCGCGACGACCCTTTATGCGGGTGACCTGGTCGAACACGGCGGCTACCCGGCGTTCGAGGACTCCTATCCGGTGGACTGGGCGGACGCCCTGCGGCATATCTCGGCGCTGCGCCACCGCTACGAGTACCTGGTCCCCGGTCATGGCGCTCCGATGGACGACCGCGAAGTGAAGACCATGGCGGACACCATGGCGATGGCGGTCCGCCAGGCGCACCAGGCCACGCGCGAGACGCCCGACGACGCCACCAAGGCCATTCCGGTGCTCCCGTACGGCCCGGAGCAGTCCCGGCACTTCATCCGAAGGCTCCGCGTCACGGCGTAG
- a CDS encoding MFS transporter, which translates to MHKWALTCFAAVGAVAEGLQLIALMWTTLHLTGSASVVGVVNAFAYLPGVIAGVALRRAFDRGSAITTLSRTNWICVAFSLALAATVMTGLPTAALITLFCASQAALSIAKLANKSALARALRQIIGRPDLPAVQGRISSTTIIGGVIGSGVSGLLLALVGAAWCFAAAGALYAVSVLLIRALGRGDRAEAADGGPARAVRPGAPQSGAPSSGAEVSVIGAESAPQPLDGGRLLALVLLVSIPSSGALQFVTALLPSYANAVVPGSAPFYSALDISAMLGGVLAGALLGPSARVRRMVQRYALVTGGVLCLLLVPHWPAVVSVLLVGIAALVITAHVVGMQIATNQLAPDGEIGRYMAVRNAGAGLAKAVFSVAAGVLAQIAGVPSAWLALAGLLIAVAAAFSLSPAWRRFTAA; encoded by the coding sequence ATGCACAAGTGGGCACTGACCTGCTTCGCCGCGGTGGGCGCGGTCGCGGAGGGCCTCCAGCTCATCGCGCTGATGTGGACCACGCTCCATCTCACCGGCAGCGCCTCGGTGGTCGGGGTGGTGAACGCCTTCGCCTACCTTCCGGGCGTCATCGCGGGTGTGGCGCTGCGCCGCGCCTTCGACCGCGGCTCCGCGATCACCACCCTGAGCCGGACGAACTGGATCTGCGTGGCCTTCTCGCTGGCTCTCGCGGCCACCGTCATGACCGGATTGCCGACGGCGGCGCTCATCACCCTCTTCTGCGCCTCGCAAGCGGCCCTGAGCATCGCCAAACTCGCCAACAAGAGCGCGCTGGCCCGCGCGCTCCGGCAGATCATCGGACGGCCGGACCTCCCCGCGGTCCAGGGGCGGATCTCCTCGACCACGATCATCGGCGGCGTGATCGGCAGCGGGGTGTCCGGCCTGCTCCTGGCCCTCGTCGGCGCCGCGTGGTGTTTCGCCGCCGCGGGTGCGCTGTACGCCGTGAGCGTCCTGCTCATCCGCGCCCTGGGCCGTGGCGATCGGGCGGAGGCGGCCGACGGCGGACCGGCGCGGGCCGTGCGGCCAGGCGCGCCGCAGAGTGGGGCGCCGTCGTCGGGCGCGGAGGTCTCCGTCATCGGCGCCGAGAGCGCACCGCAGCCCCTCGACGGCGGACGGCTGCTCGCACTCGTGCTCCTCGTCTCGATCCCCAGCAGCGGTGCACTGCAATTCGTCACCGCCCTCCTGCCCTCCTACGCGAACGCCGTCGTTCCCGGATCCGCCCCGTTCTACTCGGCGCTGGACATCTCCGCCATGCTGGGCGGCGTCCTCGCCGGAGCGCTCCTCGGCCCCTCGGCCCGCGTCCGGAGGATGGTCCAGCGCTACGCCCTGGTGACCGGCGGCGTGCTGTGCCTGCTCCTGGTGCCGCACTGGCCGGCCGTGGTGTCGGTCCTCCTGGTCGGCATCGCCGCCCTGGTCATCACGGCCCACGTGGTCGGCATGCAGATCGCGACCAACCAGCTGGCCCCGGACGGCGAGATCGGCCGGTACATGGCGGTCCGGAATGCGGGCGCCGGACTCGCCAAAGCCGTCTTCTCGGTGGCCGCCGGAGTGCTGGCACAGATCGCCGGCGTGCCATCGGCCTGGCTGGCACTCGCGGGCCTCCTCATCGCGGTGGCCGCCGCCTTCAGCCTGAGCCCGGCCTGGCGGAGATTCACGGCGGCTTGA
- a CDS encoding S9 family peptidase, translated as MTATPHAPQPPRAKKVPVERSHHGDLFVDDYEWLRDKENAEVVQHLEAENAYQEAVTADQEPLREAIFQEIKGRTLETDLSVPGRKDGWWYFTRTAEGKDYPVFCRVAAADSGDALADWTPPVVAADVVLDGEQTLLDGNAEAEGQPFFSVGGTAVTRDGTLYAYAVDNAGDERFTVRIKDLRTGELLPDVIEGAFYGLAFSPDGTRLFYTVVDETWRPHQVRSHTLGTPVEEDELVYQEDDPGMWLGFELSAERTHLVVASSCSEYSEVRLLDFADPGAGLRTVIPRDARILYEAEPFVLVTEDDGEPVDGVLLTHDRDAVNSMVSFVAWDELSRPLEDQQWITLVPHSDDVRVNGTAILKDFVVLSARQDTLERVQFLPREGLGTSRQAEPVEPVFDEELFTSYLSGADFAAPMVRLSYTTFFTPTRVYDFVLPTAAAPSGELLLRREQPVLGGYDPSDYVATREWATASDGTRIPLSVLRHRSVQPDGTAPGLVYGYGSYEVSMDPAFVVSRLSLLDRGIVFVDAHIRGGGELGRRWYEQGKKLAKKNTFTDFIAATDHLVAAGWVDPQRVAALGGSAGGLLMGAVANLAPEKYAAIVAQVPFVDALTTILDPELPLSALEWEEWGNPITDPEVYAYMKSYTPYENIRETAYPKIAAVTSFNDTRVLYVEPAKWVQALRDRNTGSEPVVLKIEMEGGHGGASGRYVQWRERAWDYAFITDALGARELLPGAGPR; from the coding sequence ATGACCGCAACACCACACGCTCCTCAGCCGCCCCGCGCCAAGAAAGTCCCCGTCGAACGCTCCCACCACGGGGACCTGTTCGTGGACGATTACGAATGGCTCCGGGACAAGGAGAACGCCGAGGTCGTGCAGCACCTCGAGGCGGAGAACGCCTACCAGGAGGCCGTGACCGCGGACCAGGAGCCCCTCCGTGAGGCGATCTTCCAGGAGATCAAGGGCCGCACTCTTGAGACCGACCTCTCGGTGCCCGGGCGCAAGGACGGCTGGTGGTACTTCACACGGACCGCCGAGGGCAAGGACTACCCGGTGTTCTGCCGCGTGGCGGCAGCGGACTCCGGCGACGCCCTGGCCGACTGGACGCCGCCGGTGGTGGCGGCCGACGTCGTGCTCGACGGCGAGCAGACCCTCCTGGACGGCAACGCGGAAGCCGAGGGGCAGCCGTTCTTCTCCGTGGGCGGCACGGCCGTGACGCGGGACGGCACCCTGTACGCCTACGCCGTGGACAACGCCGGCGACGAGCGTTTCACCGTCCGCATCAAGGACCTCCGGACGGGCGAGCTCCTGCCGGACGTGATCGAGGGAGCCTTCTACGGGCTCGCCTTCTCCCCTGACGGCACGCGCCTGTTCTACACGGTGGTGGACGAGACCTGGCGTCCGCACCAGGTCCGCAGCCACACCCTGGGCACCCCGGTGGAGGAGGACGAGCTCGTCTACCAGGAGGACGACCCCGGCATGTGGCTCGGCTTCGAGCTGTCCGCCGAACGGACCCACCTGGTGGTCGCGTCGTCCTGCTCCGAGTACAGCGAAGTGCGCCTGCTCGACTTCGCCGATCCGGGCGCCGGCCTGCGCACCGTGATCCCCCGCGACGCGCGGATCCTCTACGAGGCGGAGCCGTTCGTCCTGGTGACGGAGGACGACGGCGAGCCCGTGGACGGCGTCCTGCTGACCCACGACCGCGACGCCGTGAACTCCATGGTCTCCTTCGTCGCATGGGACGAGCTGTCCCGACCGCTGGAGGACCAGCAGTGGATCACGCTGGTGCCGCACTCCGACGACGTCCGCGTCAACGGAACCGCGATCCTGAAGGACTTCGTCGTCCTCTCGGCGCGTCAGGACACCCTGGAACGCGTGCAGTTCCTGCCCCGCGAAGGCCTGGGCACCTCGCGGCAGGCCGAGCCGGTGGAACCCGTCTTCGACGAGGAACTGTTCACGTCCTACCTGAGCGGCGCCGACTTCGCAGCGCCCATGGTGCGCCTGAGCTACACGACCTTCTTCACACCGACCCGGGTGTACGACTTCGTGCTTCCGACGGCGGCGGCCCCGTCCGGTGAGCTGCTGCTGCGCCGCGAACAGCCCGTGCTCGGCGGTTACGACCCGTCCGACTACGTGGCCACCCGCGAGTGGGCCACGGCCTCCGACGGGACCCGCATCCCCCTGTCGGTGCTGCGCCACCGTTCGGTGCAGCCGGACGGGACGGCCCCGGGCCTCGTGTACGGCTACGGCTCCTACGAGGTCAGCATGGACCCGGCCTTCGTGGTCTCACGGCTCTCCCTGCTGGACCGTGGCATCGTGTTCGTGGACGCCCACATCCGTGGCGGCGGCGAGCTCGGCCGGCGCTGGTACGAACAGGGCAAGAAGCTCGCCAAGAAGAACACCTTCACGGACTTCATCGCCGCCACGGACCACCTCGTGGCTGCGGGCTGGGTGGACCCGCAGCGGGTCGCCGCCCTGGGCGGCTCGGCCGGCGGCCTCCTCATGGGCGCCGTCGCCAACCTGGCGCCGGAGAAGTACGCGGCGATCGTGGCGCAGGTGCCGTTCGTGGACGCGCTGACCACCATCCTCGATCCGGAGCTGCCGCTCTCCGCCCTCGAATGGGAGGAATGGGGCAACCCGATCACGGACCCCGAGGTCTACGCGTACATGAAGAGCTACACGCCGTACGAAAACATCCGGGAGACCGCGTACCCGAAGATCGCGGCGGTCACGTCCTTCAACGACACCCGGGTGCTGTACGTGGAGCCCGCCAAGTGGGTCCAGGCGCTCCGGGACAGGAACACCGGCTCCGAGCCCGTGGTCCTGAAGATCGAGATGGAGGGCGGCCACGGCGGCGCCTCCGGCCGCTACGTCCAGTGGCGCGAGCGCGCCTGGGACTACGCCTTCATCACGGACGCCCTGGGCGCCCGTGAGTTGCTGCCGGGTGCGGGACCGCGGTAG
- a CDS encoding MafI family immunity protein, with product MTTKPTPEEITVALHRAMDAATGLSMDDISNVQSFIDAGEWELAFEILCTQIYEWDVALKSSVIRELEHLGSALGAAPEYTDCLWEDAVEG from the coding sequence ATGACGACGAAGCCGACTCCGGAAGAGATCACGGTCGCTCTCCATCGCGCGATGGATGCCGCCACCGGGCTCAGCATGGACGACATCAGCAACGTTCAATCGTTCATCGATGCGGGCGAGTGGGAGCTGGCCTTCGAGATCCTGTGCACGCAGATCTACGAATGGGACGTGGCCTTGAAGAGCAGCGTCATTCGCGAGCTCGAGCATCTCGGTTCCGCGCTTGGAGCCGCACCTGAATACACAGACTGCCTGTGGGAGGACGCCGTCGAGGGCTGA
- a CDS encoding phosphatase PAP2 family protein: MSPISTLEHRGARQGRGSAWRPLALAFGAVLGALGILWMYRFFVRTVDGQTLDALVLSQARAMSGGRLDKVTTAVLDNLPAASIILAAIIVGLVAFVGRRWTPALWAVIAAVAANLATQVLKYTVFSRPDLGVETPTNNSLPSGHTTLAASAAAAVTLAVPPRWRPLAAALGGTFAFVSGASTVVNLWHRPADVAAALLVVGAVSALTAIPVLLHEARHPEPAGGGASRVLSNRRFWSTVTLLIAVLSAAAAVVFPQLPLGSLSMTGSDGVDTRAFWSGVAAISAVAYTVSWAGVLLLSRPKR, from the coding sequence ATGTCACCGATCAGCACGCTCGAGCACCGGGGAGCCCGCCAAGGCCGCGGCTCCGCCTGGCGCCCGCTCGCCCTGGCCTTCGGCGCCGTCCTCGGAGCACTCGGAATCCTCTGGATGTACCGTTTCTTCGTCCGGACCGTGGACGGTCAGACCCTCGACGCCCTGGTGCTGTCCCAGGCCAGAGCCATGAGCGGCGGGCGTCTGGACAAGGTGACCACGGCGGTCCTGGACAACCTCCCGGCGGCATCCATCATCCTGGCCGCGATCATCGTCGGACTGGTCGCGTTCGTCGGCAGACGGTGGACACCGGCACTGTGGGCCGTCATCGCGGCGGTCGCGGCGAACCTGGCGACGCAGGTCCTGAAGTACACCGTGTTCAGCCGCCCGGATCTCGGCGTCGAGACACCCACCAACAACTCCCTGCCCTCCGGGCACACCACTCTGGCCGCCAGCGCCGCCGCGGCCGTGACCCTGGCCGTTCCGCCCCGCTGGCGCCCGCTCGCGGCCGCGCTCGGCGGCACTTTCGCCTTCGTCTCGGGCGCGTCCACGGTGGTCAACCTCTGGCACCGTCCCGCGGATGTGGCTGCGGCGCTGCTCGTGGTGGGCGCGGTCTCCGCCCTCACCGCCATCCCGGTCCTGCTGCATGAGGCGCGGCACCCGGAACCCGCCGGCGGCGGCGCCTCCCGCGTGCTGTCCAACCGGCGTTTCTGGTCCACGGTCACCCTGCTGATCGCGGTGCTGAGCGCCGCGGCCGCCGTCGTCTTCCCCCAGCTGCCGCTCGGCTCGCTGAGCATGACCGGCAGCGACGGGGTGGACACCCGCGCCTTCTGGTCAGGCGTCGCGGCGATCTCCGCCGTCGCGTACACGGTGTCCTGGGCGGGCGTCCTCCTGCTGAGCCGCCCGAAGCGGTAG
- a CDS encoding GNAT family N-acetyltransferase gives MLTLIAPHADAYDAWKDCLHDFGDGPLDGSGFNQEVAAPNLSRDGFEQYLKQRLTEGDTSVEPAPGRVHCSYYWIVEDGQDEILGFLAIRHDLNDFLFNYGGHIGYSVRPSARRRGVATKALAESLRLAPGLGIQDVLVTCVEENEASRAVIEGNDGQYEDTRDGFRRYWFQVG, from the coding sequence ATGCTGACTCTGATCGCGCCCCACGCCGACGCCTACGACGCCTGGAAGGACTGCCTGCACGACTTCGGCGACGGCCCTCTGGACGGCTCCGGATTCAACCAGGAAGTGGCCGCGCCGAACCTGAGCCGGGACGGGTTCGAACAGTACTTGAAGCAGCGGCTCACCGAGGGTGACACGTCCGTGGAACCGGCTCCGGGCCGGGTGCACTGCAGCTACTACTGGATCGTGGAGGACGGCCAGGACGAGATCCTCGGCTTCCTGGCCATCCGGCACGACCTCAACGACTTCCTGTTCAACTACGGCGGCCACATCGGCTACTCGGTGCGGCCCTCCGCGCGTCGCCGGGGTGTCGCGACCAAGGCGCTCGCCGAATCCCTGCGGCTCGCCCCGGGCCTGGGCATCCAGGACGTCCTGGTCACGTGCGTCGAGGAGAACGAGGCCTCCCGCGCCGTGATCGAGGGCAACGACGGCCAGTACGAGGACACGCGGGACGGGTTCCGCCGGTACTGGTTCCAGGTCGGCTGA
- a CDS encoding TetR/AcrR family transcriptional regulator: MSTKNSPETSARQAPRVRKSPAERHAEIREAAAVVALEEGLAAITLRRVARQLGVASGLVAHYEPRIEDFVAATFARIAAEDRVEVERSMADLDDAALRLRAVLASSLDSERLPVTAVWVEAWGLGRRNEALAAAVREEMDAWQELLRSVIRDGVRAGVYSAPDPAAVAWQVLGMIDGLNAQALVRWEGVPDRREHFLSAVEHLLGVS; the protein is encoded by the coding sequence ATGTCAACGAAAAACTCCCCGGAGACGTCCGCGCGGCAGGCGCCCCGCGTGCGCAAGAGTCCCGCCGAACGGCACGCCGAGATCCGGGAGGCGGCCGCCGTCGTCGCGCTGGAAGAAGGGCTCGCGGCCATCACGCTGCGCCGGGTGGCCCGGCAGCTGGGGGTGGCGTCCGGGCTCGTGGCGCACTACGAGCCGCGGATCGAGGATTTCGTGGCGGCCACTTTCGCGCGGATCGCCGCGGAGGACCGGGTCGAGGTGGAGCGGTCGATGGCGGATCTCGACGACGCCGCACTGCGCCTGCGCGCCGTGCTCGCCAGTTCGCTGGACTCGGAGCGGCTGCCCGTCACCGCCGTCTGGGTCGAGGCCTGGGGTCTGGGCCGCCGCAATGAAGCCCTCGCCGCGGCCGTCCGCGAGGAGATGGACGCGTGGCAGGAGCTGCTCCGGAGTGTCATCCGGGACGGGGTGCGTGCGGGGGTCTACTCGGCGCCCGATCCGGCCGCCGTGGCCTGGCAGGTGCTCGGCATGATCGACGGGCTCAACGCCCAGGCGCTCGTGCGCTGGGAGGGCGTGCCCGACCGCCGCGAACATTTCCTCTCCGCGGTGGAGCACCTGCTCGGGGTGAGCTGA
- a CDS encoding extracellular solute-binding protein, with the protein MASKVGAVGDITRRAALGALGVGVVGVTAASWPRLTAADIPGRGDNSLSIVIQGTKADAAAREKLVADFNKVHPEIKVKVQAIQSVDWKDFFVKLLTMVAAGQSPDLVYVATEGTQLFAERLAEPLDRFVQRDASVLQEYFDDVHPSLVEAMMYKGSLYQLPLDWNAANMYFNTSALKKAGLELPPADWSHLDFRNMLSSMKQANGSDFTPYYWTNRLFGGVVPWLYINDTSFLKETKASGGRWLWDGFYKNDPSSKMRAGGSLWESPNALDSRVEESFDFLRGLVKDGLGVRPEEGGGNSLVGLFASGRIGSTPAGGYWVEGLHEAGMKEDEFDVSFFPQWRTQRHQFGTAGYAIMKTAKDKDAAWEFVKWAASKPAMEVAFALPTTTPTRRSMVNEALYSGKGPKHWKVFYDTLDKFPSTGPIPAPPEQAAVETALIKNVSLAVSGDQAQLKNAMKSLERDLDLALGRN; encoded by the coding sequence ATGGCAAGCAAAGTGGGAGCGGTCGGGGACATCACCCGCCGTGCCGCGCTCGGCGCCCTGGGAGTCGGAGTGGTGGGGGTGACAGCGGCGTCGTGGCCGCGTCTGACCGCAGCCGACATCCCCGGCCGGGGCGACAACAGCCTCAGCATCGTCATCCAGGGCACCAAGGCGGACGCGGCCGCCCGCGAGAAGCTCGTGGCCGACTTCAACAAGGTGCACCCCGAGATCAAGGTCAAGGTGCAGGCCATCCAGTCCGTGGACTGGAAGGACTTCTTCGTCAAGCTCCTCACCATGGTCGCCGCCGGTCAATCGCCGGACCTGGTGTACGTCGCCACCGAAGGCACGCAGCTCTTCGCCGAACGCCTCGCCGAGCCGCTGGACCGCTTCGTGCAGCGCGATGCCTCGGTGCTCCAGGAGTACTTCGACGACGTCCATCCGAGCCTCGTGGAAGCCATGATGTACAAGGGCAGCCTGTACCAGCTTCCGCTCGACTGGAACGCCGCGAACATGTACTTCAACACCTCCGCCCTGAAGAAGGCCGGACTGGAGCTTCCTCCGGCGGACTGGAGCCACCTGGACTTCCGGAACATGCTCAGCTCCATGAAGCAGGCCAACGGCAGCGACTTCACCCCGTATTACTGGACCAACCGTCTCTTCGGCGGCGTGGTGCCGTGGCTCTACATCAACGACACGAGCTTCCTGAAGGAGACCAAGGCCAGTGGCGGCCGCTGGCTCTGGGACGGCTTCTACAAGAACGACCCCAGCAGCAAGATGCGCGCGGGCGGTTCGCTCTGGGAGTCCCCGAACGCCCTCGACTCCCGCGTGGAGGAGTCCTTCGACTTCCTGCGCGGGCTGGTCAAGGACGGCCTGGGTGTCCGCCCCGAAGAGGGTGGCGGCAATTCCCTGGTGGGGCTCTTCGCCTCCGGCCGCATCGGCAGCACGCCCGCGGGCGGCTACTGGGTGGAGGGTCTGCATGAGGCGGGCATGAAGGAGGACGAGTTCGACGTCTCCTTCTTCCCCCAGTGGCGCACGCAGCGGCACCAGTTCGGCACCGCCGGTTACGCCATCATGAAGACGGCCAAGGACAAGGACGCCGCCTGGGAGTTCGTGAAGTGGGCGGCCTCCAAGCCGGCCATGGAAGTGGCCTTCGCCCTGCCGACCACCACGCCCACCCGGCGGTCGATGGTCAACGAGGCCCTGTACTCCGGCAAGGGGCCGAAGCACTGGAAGGTCTTCTACGACACCCTGGACAAGTTCCCGTCCACCGGCCCCATCCCGGCGCCGCCGGAGCAGG
- a CDS encoding amidase encodes MARIDVVEASIAQLRAALDSGETTAVELLDAYLARIEAYDGELHAVVVMNPAARADAEASDARRAAGETRGPLDGIPYTAKDSYLAKGLTAAAGSPAFQALVAQKDAFTIERLRGAGAVLVGLTNMPPMANGGMQRGVYGRAESPYNGDFLTAAFGSGSSNGSGTATAASFAAFGLGEETWSSGRAPASNNALCAYTPSRGVISVRGNWPLVPTMDVVVPHTRSMDDLLEVLDVIVADDTETRGDFWRVQEFVDVPASSEVHPASYPALVPADRGERAALLRGKRFGVPKMYINKDDDAGTLAEGEAPSARGIGGPTGQKIDTRASVIALWEAARRDLEAAGAEVVEVDFPVVSNYESDRPGAPSITTRGFVSPEYLQEEIVDLSAWSWDDFLAANGDPALNSLAQVDGASIFPHPEGALPDRYTGFDDDIAEYPAVVAERPITHPRELYTLESGLLGLEKTRRVDLEEWMDGLGLDAVILPAAADVGPADMDVREESADLGWRNGVWVSNGNLVPRHLGIPTVTVPMGTMADIGMPVGLSFWGKAYTDNELLALAAAFEATGERRTEPPRTPRLG; translated from the coding sequence ATGGCCCGCATCGACGTCGTCGAAGCCTCCATCGCGCAGCTGCGCGCCGCCCTCGACTCCGGCGAGACCACCGCCGTCGAGCTTCTGGACGCCTACCTCGCCCGCATCGAGGCCTACGACGGCGAGCTCCACGCCGTCGTGGTCATGAATCCCGCCGCCCGCGCGGACGCCGAAGCCTCGGACGCCCGGCGCGCCGCCGGCGAGACGCGCGGCCCTCTGGACGGGATCCCCTACACCGCGAAGGACTCGTACCTCGCGAAGGGCCTCACCGCCGCGGCAGGCTCCCCCGCCTTCCAGGCCCTGGTCGCGCAGAAGGACGCCTTCACCATCGAGCGGCTGCGCGGCGCCGGCGCGGTGCTGGTCGGTCTGACGAACATGCCGCCCATGGCCAACGGCGGGATGCAGCGCGGCGTCTACGGCCGTGCCGAGAGCCCCTACAACGGCGACTTCCTCACGGCGGCCTTCGGGTCCGGCTCTTCCAACGGCTCCGGAACCGCGACCGCCGCCAGCTTCGCCGCCTTCGGCCTCGGCGAGGAGACGTGGTCCAGCGGCCGCGCCCCGGCGTCGAACAACGCACTGTGCGCCTACACGCCCTCCCGCGGCGTCATCTCCGTGCGCGGCAACTGGCCGCTCGTCCCCACCATGGATGTCGTTGTGCCGCACACCCGCAGCATGGACGACCTGCTGGAGGTCCTGGACGTGATCGTCGCCGATGACACCGAGACCCGCGGCGACTTCTGGCGCGTCCAGGAGTTCGTGGACGTCCCGGCGTCGTCGGAGGTCCACCCGGCGTCCTACCCGGCTCTCGTCCCCGCCGACCGCGGCGAGCGCGCCGCCCTGCTGCGCGGCAAGCGCTTCGGCGTGCCGAAGATGTACATCAACAAGGACGACGACGCCGGCACCCTCGCCGAGGGTGAGGCGCCGTCCGCGCGGGGCATCGGCGGCCCCACGGGGCAGAAGATCGACACGCGGGCTTCGGTGATCGCCCTGTGGGAGGCGGCCCGCCGGGACCTCGAAGCCGCGGGTGCCGAGGTCGTGGAGGTCGACTTCCCCGTGGTGTCGAACTATGAGTCGGACCGTCCGGGCGCACCGAGCATCACGACCCGTGGATTCGTCTCCCCGGAGTACCTGCAGGAGGAGATCGTCGATCTCTCCGCCTGGAGCTGGGACGACTTCCTCGCCGCCAACGGCGACCCGGCGCTCAACAGCCTGGCCCAGGTGGACGGAGCCTCGATCTTCCCGCACCCGGAGGGCGCGCTCCCGGACCGCTACACGGGCTTCGACGACGACATCGCCGAGTACCCCGCAGTCGTGGCCGAGCGGCCGATCACCCATCCGCGCGAACTGTACACCCTGGAATCCGGGCTCCTGGGCCTGGAGAAGACCCGACGCGTGGACCTCGAGGAGTGGATGGACGGGTTGGGCCTGGACGCCGTGATCCTGCCGGCCGCGGCCGATGTCGGACCGGCCGACATGGACGTGCGGGAGGAGTCCGCGGATCTCGGATGGCGGAACGGGGTGTGGGTGTCGAACGGCAATCTGGTCCCACGTCACCTCGGCATCCCCACGGTCACGGTGCCGATGGGCACCATGGCGGACATCGGCATGCCGGTCGGGCTGAGCTTCTGGGGCAAGGCCTACACGGACAACGAACTCCTGGCCCTGGCCGCCGCGTTCGAGGCCACCGGCGAGCGCCGCACCGAACCCCCGCGGACGCCGCGCCTGGGCTGA